The genomic region CAGGAGTCATTTCTGACATATAGTTTGGAACTGTAGCAGAAATTGCACCAACCGATAACCCTAGAAATACACGAACAAGCGTTAAATATATATATCCATTATTTGGTGCAATAGCCGATAATAATGAACCGATAATAAAAATTAATGCAGATAATGACAACATCCTCTTCCGCCCAATTTTATCTGATAAATGACCAGCCATCATTCCACCAAAAATTGCACCAAACATTAGTGAGGAAGTAATACAACCTTCCCAAAAGGCTGAATGCATATTCCAATCAATTTGCAAAAATGGTAATGCACCAGTCATTACTCCAATATCATAACCAAAAAGAATTCCACCAAATGATCCAAAAAAATAAATGTACTTTTTAGATACTTTTTTTACTTCTTTCACTAAAACATCCCTACCCTTTAATAAATATATTTTACACAATATATTATCATAAAAAATTTTAAAAACGCTAGTCTAATTTTAAATTATCTGGTATTTTTTGTCATTTATTTATCACTAAAAAAGACTGCATCTAGTATGCAGTCTTTTTATTAATATTTATTAAAATGTTCTAACTGGTGTAATTAATTGGATAAATTCTTCACTATCTTCGGTTGGCATTAATGTAAATGGTCTTAGTGGTAATGTTAGATCCATCTTTACTTCAGCTTGTCCAAGAGCTTGTAGTGCTGCTTTCATATAATCTGGATTAAATGAAATTTCAATGTCATTTCCACTTAATTTATCAAATTGAAGTTCTTCTTCAATATTCCCAACTTCAGGAGAATTACTTGATAAAGTTGCATTTTGTGTTTCAACATTCAAACTTAATTTAACTACATTGTTGTGACCTTCATGTGAAAGTAATGAAGCACGTTCAATTGCACGTAAAAATGTTACAGCATTAAATTCAATTGTTGTTTCTGAGCTTTGAGGAATGAGTCGATCTGTATCTGGATACATTCCTTCTAATAGTCTTGAATAGAAAGCTGTGCCATTGAATGTAAATAGAATTTGATTTTCTGCAATTTGAATTTCTAAATCATCAGTTTCATCACCAATCATTCTTGATAATTCAATTAATGATTTTCCAGGAACAATAATATCGTAATTAATTTCTTCAGCACCAGTTAATTTTACTTTACGTTGACTTAAACGATGAGAATCAGTAGCAACTGCATGTAATT from Ligilactobacillus cholophilus harbors:
- the dnaN gene encoding DNA polymerase III subunit beta encodes the protein MKFTIKRNPFIKKLNDVQRAISSKTAIEILTGIKIDLTDKVLTLTGSDSDISIENEIKVDDVDYNLIIDEPGAIVLPARFFSEIVKKLPEDTFTLEVNDRFQATITSGQTEYQVNGVDSNNYPHLPEIDSNEHLKISADLFKQIINQTVIAVSNQESRPLLTGVHLVISNGELHAVATDSHRLSQRKVKLTGAEEINYDIIVPGKSLIELSRMIGDETDDLEIQIAENQILFTFNGTAFYSRLLEGMYPDTDRLIPQSSETTIEFNAVTFLRAIERASLLSHEGHNNVVKLSLNVETQNATLSSNSPEVGNIEEELQFDKLSGNDIEISFNPDYMKAALQALGQAEVKMDLTLPLRPFTLMPTEDSEEFIQLITPVRTF